CTTGGCCAGCGGATGCGCTGTGAGCTTGCCGCCGCGCTCATTCACAACCCGCCGCTGTTGTTTTTGGATGAACCGACGATCGGCCTTGATGTGCTTGTCAAACTCAACATCCGCCAGTTTTTAAAGCAATTGAATGAACGGTATGGCACGACGATCCTGCTGACGACGCACGATATGTCAGACATTGAAGCGCTTTGCGAGCGGGTCATTATGCTCGATGAAGGGAAAATCATTTACGACGGGTCGCTTGAGCGCCTGAAAGAAAGATGGGGCCAAGGAAAACGGGTCGCCTTTACGTTTGCCGAAGCGGTGACGGCCGCTTTTTTGCAGCAGTTGACTGAAGGGTTGGATGTTGTTTGGAAAAAAGGTGAACAGCCAAACGTTTGGGTCTCGCACGTTCCATCAGGAGGCGTGCCGGAAGTTGTCAGTCGCGTCGCTGCCCGTTGTGCGTTAAATGACATCCATATTCACGAAGTGCCGACGGAGGAGATCATCCGCAATATTTATGAGGAAGGTGCGGTTCATGGGTAAGTATGTCGAAATGGTCCGCATCCGCTTTTTAATGATGCTCGCCTACCGGACAAACTATTACACTGGCATTTTGATTTACGCCATTAACATCGCAGCGTATTACTTCCTTTGGTCGGCTATTTATGGCGGCAAATCATCGATGCAAGGGATGTCGCTTGGGCAAATGACGACGTATGTCGCCATTTCGTGGCTGGCGCGGGCGTTTTATTTTAATAATCTTGACCGTGAAATCGCCATGGAAATCCGCGATGGAAAAGTGGCGGTCGAACTCATCCGCCCGTACAGCTATTTAGGGATGAAAGCTGTGCAAGGGCTTGGCGAAGGGTTGTTTCGCCTTTTCTTTTTATCGCTGCCTGGGCTTTTTTTCGTATCGCTTTTTTTGCCGCTTCAGTTTCCGGGACACGCCAAAACGTGGCTGTCTTTCGGCTTGTCGCTTCTATTTAGCTTTATCATTTTTTCGGAGCTGAACTTGCTTGCGGGGGTTGTGACGTTCTTTACGTTCCGAAATGAAGGGTTGCTTAGGGCGAAGCGGTTTATCATCGACTTGTTTTCTGGGCTCATTTTGCCGCTTTCCTTTTATCCTGATTGGGCGCAACGGGCGATGATGTATTTCCCGTTTCAAGCCATCAGCTACATCCCAAGCATGATCATGACAGAAAGTTTTAAAGGTGCTGCTGTCCGTGATGGCCTGCTTCTGCAGGCAACGTGGTGCATCGTATTGCTTTTTCCGATTGGATGGTTATGGAGAGCGGCGAAAAAGCGTCTTGTTGTGCAAGGGGGGTAAACGTTGTTTTACGTATCGGTTTTTTTTCAATACATGGCGCAATATATGAAGACAAAGCTGCAATATCGAGCCGATTTGTTCGTGGAGTGGCTGTCTGACTTTATGGCTCAGGCGGTCAACTTGGTATTTTTGCTGGTTGTGTTCGGCCATACGACGCTGCTTCACGGCTGGTCGCGCGATGAGATTTTGTTTATTTACGGTTTTTTTCTTGTTCCATATGCCGTATTTGGCGCCTTTTTTAACCTTTGGGATTTTAATGAACGATATATTGTGCAGGGGGAAATGGATCGCGTGTTGACGCGCCCGCTAAACAGCCTGTTTCAAATTGTTTTGGAGCGGATGGAGCTCGAATCGTTGCTTGGCGCTGTGCCCGGGCTGATCATTATGCTGTATGCCGGCAGCCGCTTGTCTCTTTCATTTCATTGGTATGATGTCTTCGTGTTTATTTTGTTTGTCATTGGCGGTGCATTGATTTATGCCGGCATTTTCATTTCACTGGCGACGATCAGTTTTTTTGCCGACGCCCGCACATCCATCATGCCGATGATGTACAACATCAGCAGCTATGGCCGCTACCCGATCGATATTTATCATCGCGTCATCCGCTATATTTTAACGTGGGTGCTGCCGTTTGCCTTTGTCGGCGTTTATCCAGCTGCTTATTTTCTTGATAAAAAGGAATGGTACAGTTATGCCTTTTTCACCCCAGTGGTCGGCATGGTTTGCTTCACCGTTTCGGTCATGCTTTGGAACGCCGGGGTGAGACGATATCGCGGGACGGGGAGCTAGGCGCCCCGCCCGTTTTTGTTCATTTGCCATCAAAATGACAAACAATGGTCAAGCAATCGACACAATCTTGTCTGTATCGTTAGCATGTTGTGGCGTAAAATAAAATGTGAATATATTCACAAAAAAGGAAGAAGGGGTGAATAGTGATGAAAAACGGGAGAGGAAATCGGGTAGCGGTCGTCGGCACCGGGTTTGTCGGCGCCAGTTATGCGTTTGCCTTAATGAATCAAGGGATTGCCGATGAGATCGTGCTCATCGATGCAAATGAAAACAAGGCTGAGGGCGATGCGATGGACTTAAACCATGGGAAAGTATTTGCGCCGAAGCCGGCTGACATTTGGCACGGCGATTACGATGATTGCCGCGATGCCGATTTGGTTGTCATTTGCGCCGGCGCCAACCAAAAACCGGGCGAGACGCGGCTTGATCTTGTGGATAAAAACATTGCCATTTTCCGCTCGATCGTTGAGTCGGTCATGGCATCTGGATTTCAAGGGGTGTTTCTTGTCGCCACCAATCCGGTCGACATTTTAACGTACGCGACGTGGAAATTCAGCGGCCTGCCGCAAGAGCGGGTGATCGGATCGGGCACGATTTTGGACACGGCGCGGTTTCGCTTTTTGTTGGGCGACTATTTCGCCGTCGCCCCGACGAACGTGCACGCCTATATGATCGGCGAACACGGCGACACTGAGCTGCCGGTCTGGAGCCAGGCTGATATCGGCGGCGTGCCGATCCGCAAGCTGGTCGAGTCCAAAGGGGAAGAAGCGCAAAAAGAGCTTGAGCGCATTTTTATCAATGTGCGCGACGCTGCCTACCAAATTATTGAGAAAAAGGGAGCGACGTACTACGGGATTGCGATGGGGCTTGCCCGAGTGACGCGCGCCATTTTGCATAATGAAAATGCCATTTTGACCGTTTCCGCTTATTTGGATGGTCCATACGGCGAACGTGATGTCTACATCGTGACGTTTTTTATGCTAAAATTATTTAACCTCGTTTGTTTCATCTGTATTCAATAACATATCTGTTTCTTTTCCCCATGTATTGTCAAATACTAATTTTTGTAATTCTTTGCGTGTTTCCCAGTTTTTCATTTCGAGTATTGGTCTTTCCGGATAATTTTCGGTATAACCAATGGAAATTAGTGCAACTGGGTCTATATGATATGGAATTTGAAGGATTCTTCTAACGTCCGCTTTTTTATAAAAGCTCACCCATCCCATTGCTAATCCTTCTGCATATGCCGCTAACCACATATTTTGAATTGCACAGCTAACGGACATAATATCTGTCTCGGGGATTGAATTTCTTCCTAATACGTGATCGCCGCCCCGAAATGGATCACACGTTACACAGATCGTTAAAGGAGCTTCAGTAATACCTGCTATTTTTAATTCAAGAAATTTTAGCTCCCGCTCTGTACCTTCATAATGAATGGCCAATGCACGCCGCTCCTTGTCCACAATTTCCGCTAACTGCTTCTTTATGTGATCTTCTGTTACTAAAATAAAATTCCAAGGCTGCATAAAACCAACGGAAGGTGCATGATGAGCTGCCAGCAATATGTTTTTAATTTTTTCTGTAGGAATGGGATTTTTTAAAAACGTTCTAATATCTCTACGATTATAAATCGCTTTATATACCCCCATTTTTTCTTCCTTTGAAAGACGATTCACCGCTTCTCCCTCCTTTTTATAATTAATTTATGTAATTCAGATTATTGTTAAGTTGTTAAATTGATAATGACGTTCTGTTTTATTGTGATTATTTGTAAGTGCCATATCCGCCCTCCATTGAGACGATTGGAAACACTCCAAGTGTCTTATTTTTGACGTGTTAGTCATAAAATTTAACATTTAGGTTCATCACCAAATTTTGTGATTTAGTGACAAAAAAGAGAAAGCACTGACGAGATCCTGGCAATAATGTTAGCGGTGAAATCAACATTAAGGAGGTCTCGTAAGTGCTTTCGATACCACTAGGATTGCCAGAATTTAAAGTGATTAAACAAGAACTTCTTTCCTATGGTTATGCGATTCATGTAGAGAAAACAGAGACACAGGAACGCTGCCCTCATTGTGGGTTTGCCACTTCCTCTGTCCACGACAGACGGACAAGAAAAGTACGGGATTTGGCGATTTTCCATCAACCGGTGTACTTGTTCGTAAAGGTAAAGCGCTATCGGTGCTGGAATTGTTCCCAAGTGTTTTCCGCCTCTTTGGAATCGATTCAACCCAATCAACACTACACCAATCGATTTTGTGAGTACTTGTATGAACTTTGTGAAGGCTCCACCATTCAAGAGGTTAGCCGAAAGCACCGCATCCCATATACGACATTGGAGCGCATCTATTACTTCATTGCATCGAAAAAAGCAAAAGAGCGTCAAACAGCGATAGAAGCATCTTCTCAAGAAGAGATGGTGCTTAGCTTAGATGAAATCGCGGTAAAAAAGGGACATCAGTATGAAACCGTATTGATGGATGCCAAAGCCGGATCGGTCATGGGAATGCATGCCGATCGCCAATGTGACTCCGCCCTCCACTTGTTGAGCCAAAATGTCCTGTCGAAAGAAAGGGTCCAAACGGTGATTCTTGACATGTGGGAACCTTATCATAAGGCGGTTCGCGCCCTGTTTCCATCTGCTTCGATTGTCATCGATAAGTACCATGTGATTCAAAAAGTGACACAAGCCTTGGATCAAGCAAGAAAGGAATTTCCTCCATTGAAAAAGGCTCGATATCTTCTCTTAAAAGGCTGTGAAAAGCTTCGTAAGGACCAACGGCTTCGATTGGACGATATCTTGGAGGAGTATCCGGTACTTTCCATTGCTTATTATCTGAAAGAGTTGTTTCGGGATTTTTACCGAACCGATGGATATAACGAAGCAAAGGAACGCTTGGAAGAATGGATTCAGTTAGCCAAACAGAGCCCTTTTGCTTCTTTTCAGGAAGCAGCCAACACGCTTGAAAGGTGGAAGGAGCCGATTCTTTCCTACTTTTTGTGCCCATATACCAATGCCCGAATCGAGGGGACGAATCACAAGATCAAAAACATCAAACGCCGGGCATATGGCTATCGAAATCGAGAACGGTTTCGTTTGCGTGTATTTCTGGAGTGTACAGGGAACACTACAGGTAGTCAGGCTGCTTAAGCGCTCTCTTCTTCCGCTATCGGTATGATAGTTGGTAGAATGGAACCCGTCAAGGAAAGCACTTGACTGTTTCCATTCTACCAACTTCGTGGTCTGTATGCGGAAGAAGGATCCTGACTGATGAACCGATTTCATCCAGCTAACATATTTCTGGGGTTGAGTGGAAATCACAGAAAATGGTGAAGACCCAACATTTATATAGATTGTATCAAAAAACAGTGAGAGAGGTGATGACAAAAATAAAAAATTTAGACTTCTGTTTAATGTTCGTTTAATTAATTGTGTGCCTGCTGTGATCAACCGAAATGGCATCCGCGAAGTGATTGAAATTGAACTTGACGAGGAGGAGAAACAATGGTTCCACCGTAGTGCTGCGACGTTAAAAGGTGTATTGGCGCGCTATTTTGCGCAGTAAAGCGCAACGATTGGCTTCGTCTGACGGGACGCTGGCTTGCCAAATGGGTCGGGCGATCCGGTGGAATACAGGAGTGCTGCCGATTCAAGCAGGGTGCGGAGGGTCATGCGGTATAATCGCCCGGTTGTCCGCGTATATATGAACGACGGACCAAAATGGGGGGAACGTGATGGATTACGCCTTCCTTGGCATTGTTGCCGCCGTACTGCTCGGCAGCATCACCTCGCTTTGGACAGTGCGCGTGCAAGCGACGCATCGCATGTCACTCGATAGCTTATGGGTTCTCGTCCAATGGTATTTAACGATGTTGCTCGGTTTTGCCATGATTTATATGATTTTACAAGTAAACGGCCATGCCGTGTTTACCCCATCCCCAAATAGCGCATCGAAAGATCGTTTGTCGCTGCTTGAAGACAGCTTGTATTTGAGTGGCATGACGCTTTTGTCGGTCGGATACGGAGACGTTACTCCAATTGGCGTCGGGCGGTGGATCGCCATTGCCGAAGCGCTGCTCGGCTACATTATGCCTGCTGTCATCGTGACGCGCACCGTGTTTGACTGGGATCATCGCTGATATGAATTGCAATTTCCCCTCGTCTTCGCTACGCTAAAAGAAAACGAAGAAGACGGAGGGAACGACATGACGATTGCCATTGGCCAGCCAGCTCCAGATTTCACCTTGCCGGCAAGCAATGGGAAAATGGTTTCGCTGTCTGATTTTCGCGGCCGGTATGTGGTGCTTTACTTTTATCCAAAAGACATGACCCCGGGGTGCACAGCCGAAGCATGCGACTTTCGCGATCGCCATGCGCAGTTCGCTGAGTTGAACGCCGTCATTTTAGGAGTGAGCACTGACTCGCTGAAGCGGCATGAAGCGTTTATCGAAAAATACGAGTTGCCGTTTTTGCTTCTTTCCGATGAGCAGCATAAAGTGGCTGAGCTGTACGGGGTATGGAAGAAAAAGAAAAATTTCGGCAAAGAATATATGGGCATTGAGCGCTCGACGTTCATCATTGCTCCTGACGGAACATTGGCCAAAGAATGGCGCGGAGTGAAAGTGAAGGGGCACGTCGATGAGGCGCTGGCGGAAGTTGCCCGACTAGCGTCATCTAGGTAAGCGTCCAGACAATGTACATCGTTTTGCGTATGATACATAGTAACCTCCTCAAATGAATGACATCAGAGGCGGAAACAATTTCCGCCTCCTTTTTTTGTTAAAACGGCGTCTGAGCCCATATATTAATGGCATCTATATTGACAAATGGCATGTATTCTTTGTAGACTAATTATAAATATTATAAAGTGATAATTTTTTTCACCTTTGCACAGAGAGTGAGGTGCATGACGGTGTCTGACAACGAGCAACTGAAGGAAGCGCTTGACATGCTGAAAAAGACTGGCATACGCATCACGCCGCAGCGTCATGCGATATTGGAGTATTTGATCAGCTCGATGTCCCATCCGACGGCTGATGAAATATACAAAGCGCTGGAAGGGAAATTCCCAAACATGAGTGTAGCTACCGTCTACAATAACTTGCGCGTCTTTAAGGAAATCGGGCTTGTCAAAGAGCTGACGTACGGCGATTCGTCAAGCCGGTTTGACTTCGTCACTTCCAATCATTATCACGTCATCTGTGAAGAGTGCGGCAAAATTGTCGATTTCCACTATCCAGCGCTTGATGAAGTCGAGCAGCTTGCCGCTCACGTCACCGGCTTTAAGGTCGACCATCATCGCATGGAAGTGTACGGAGTCTGCCCTGACTGTCAAAAAAGCGGGGCGCCGGCGCATTCGCATTAAAAAGCTGATAGCACAAGGCGGCTATCAGCTTTTTCTTTTTTTGTTGTACTTTTCGTCAAACTCTTTTCCTTCCAGTTCGCGGTCTAACGTCAACGGTTCACGGCAAAACATGCATAAATCGACGCGTCCGAGCATTTTTGTCACTTTGCCGCACGACGGGCAAACAACTTGGACGGCTCTCGTCGAGAGTGTGCCGATCCAAAAATATACAATGCCACTGGCGACAAGAAACAACATCCCAAACAACATAAACAACGTCATGATGACCGGGGACGTACGAAAAAACAGCCCAAGATACATGACAATGACACCGATAAAAATCAAGCTTAAGGCGAAAGTGCGAATTTTGTTGATTTTGCTCGAATATTTGATGCTCATCACAGTCCCTCCTACATAGACCACTATACCATAAAACGGGGTCCCATCGCGAAGAAGAAATCAACAAAATCGACGTTTTAAAGAAAGGAATTCCTCTTTTTTTGTCGAATAACGAATGACGGCAACAAACGACAGCTTCATGGATGCAAGCATTCTGGTCTTTCTGAAATGAAACAGGCGTTGACAGCATTGTTTGAACATCTGCACAAACGCAATGTGATGATTGATGACGGTGGAAGGGAGGAAAAAACGTTGCAGAAAAAACAGCCGGCTCAAAATAGGAACGTATGGTTGTCTGTCAATCGATATGTTGGGATATCTGAGGGATTTGTCCGCCCGGATATCGCGGCCGGCTTTCTGCAACGGACGCGAGGTATGAAAGAATTGCTGCATCCCATCTGTCACGAATGGGCAAACCGCTGCAACACGCACGGAATTTTAATGATTGAAAAAACGGCTTGCCATGCAGCAACAACGGATACGTTTGATGTCGTGCTGCTCGTCATTGTCGACCCGCAAAGCGAGCCTATGCTTCTCAGACAGTATTCACTAAACGAGAAAAAGGCGGTGCTTTATGCAGTCAGTGAACGGCAGTTAAATGAATGGCTTGTTCTCGGGTCACATCGAAAGGCGGTCGACTGGGTGTTCAACGGAACGGTCGTGTTTGACCGAAACGGCTATGTTCAGCAGTTGCGCCAGCGCCTTGAGCAATTCCCGCCTAAAGAACGGCGATTGAAAATGGGACTCGAGTTTGCCAAACTGATCCGCCATTATACAGATGGCAAGGCGCTGTTTGCCGCCAAGCATTGGCTCGACTCATACAACCATATGGTGCAAGCCCTCCATCATTTGGCGCGATTGACCGTGATCGAGCACGGACTTTACCCGGAAGTGACCGTATGGAATCAAGTCAAGCGAATGGATGGAAGGATTTATAAACTGTATGAAGAACTCGTTGGAAGTGAAGAACCGCTTCCGAAACGGCTGGAACTTTTGTTGCTGGCCAGTGAATTTTTGATTCATTCTTACGTAGAATCAGGTTCCTCTCATTTATGCGAAGCGCTGAAAGAAAAAAATGGTGCTTGGAGCATTGAGGAAATGACCGGTCATCCGCAGTTTGCGCCTTACTCGGTTGATCTTGTTATCATGCTTGAGTATCTTGTCGAAAGGAAAGTGCTAACCGTCGTGGAAATGCCGACAAAAGGAAATACAATGCTCGAACGGTATTACACGTTGTAAAAAAAGAATTTTGACGGTCCCCTTCTGCTGATCCCCAAAAATGGAAGGGAGCCGGTGAGAGGATGGATGCTATTAGGAATTTCATTGTGTTTATACAAATGTCAGTTGCCAAGATCATTGAAGGAAGGAGGCAACCCGGCCGAAAAAAGCTCTTGACTTCCTTGTCGAACGATGATATATTTTAAATCGCTGTCGCGCCGGGAAAATGTTGCGGAGCGGTATGAATAAAAGGCTGTTGACAACGAACAATAAAAATGCTATGATGTAAGGGCCGCTTTAGGAAGCGGAAAACACATTTGCGTTTGAGGGAGTCCAGAGGAGTTGGATTCCTCGGCGCAAGATTGCAACGAAGCAAGTTCAAGAAGAGGTCTCGTTCCTTGAAAACTGAACGAAACGAAGCGCAATAGAAAAGTGGAGGCCGCATGGGCCAAAGCAAAAGCCAATCAACTTTCTTTTGGAGAGTTTGATCCTGGCTCAGGACGAACGCTGGCGGCGTGCCTAATACATGCAAGTCGAGCGGACCGGATCGGAGCTTGCTCTGATTTGGTCAGCGGCGGACGGGTGAGTAACACGTGGGCAACCTGCCCGCAAGACCGGGATAACTCCGGGAAACCGGAGCTAATACCGGATAACACCGAAGACCGCATGGTCTTTGGTTGAAAGGCGGCCTTTGGCTGTCACTTGCGGATGGGCCCGCGGCGCATTAGCTAGTTGGTGAGGTAACGGCTCACCAAGGCGACGATGCGTAGCCGGCCTGAGAGGGTGACCGGCCACACTGGGACTGAGACACGGCCCAGACTCCTACGGGAGGCAGCAGTAGGGAATCTTCCGCAATGGGCGAAAGCCTGACGGAGCGACGCCGCGTGAGCGAAGAAGGCCTTCGGGTCGTAAAGCTCTGTTGTGAGGGACGAAGGAGCGCCGTTCGAAGAGGGCGGCGCGGTGACGGTACCTCACGAGGAAGCCCCGGCTAACTACGTGCCAGCAGCCGCGGTAATACGTAGGGGGCGAGCGTTGTCCGGAATTATTGGGCGTAAAGCGCGCGCAGGCGGTTCCTTAAGTCTGATGTGAAAGCCCACGGCTCAACCGTGGAGGGTCATTGGAAACTGGGGGGCTTGAGTGCAGGAGAGGAGAGCGGAATTCCACGTGTAGCGGTGAAATGCGTAGAGATGTGGAGGAACACCAGTGGCGAAGGCGGCTCTCTGGCCTGCAACTGACGCTGAGGCGCGAAAGCGTGGGGAGCAAACAGGATTAGATACCCTGGTAGTCCACGCCGTAAACGATGAGTGCTAAGTGTTAGAGGGGTCACACCCTTTAGTGCTGCAGCTAACGCGATAAGCACTCCGCCTGGGGAGTACGGCCGCAAGGCTGAAACTCAAAGGAATTGACGGGGGCCCGCACAAGCGGTGGAGCATGTGGTTTAATTCGAAGCAACGCGAAGAACCTTACCAGGTCTTGACATCCCCTGACAACCCAAGAGATTGGGCGTTCCCCCTTCGGGGGGACAGGGTGACAGGTGGTGCATGGTTGTCGTCAGCTCGTGTCGTGAGATGTTGGGTTAAGTCCCGCAACGAGCGCAACCCTCGCCTCTAGTTGCCAGCACGAAGGTGGGCACTCTAGAGGGACTGCCGGCGACAAGTCGGAGGAAGGTGGGGATGACGTCAAATCATCATGCCCCTTATGACCTGGGCTACACACGTGCTACAATGGGCGGTACAAAGGGCTGCGAACCCGCGAGGGGGAGCGAATCCCAAAAAGCCGCTCTCAGTTCGGATTGCAGGCTGCAACTCGCCTGCATGAAGCCGGAATCGCTAGTAATCGCGGATCAGCATGCCGCGGTGAATACGTTCCCGGGCCTTGTACACACCGCCCGTCACACCACGAGAGCTTGCAACACCCGAAGTCGGTGCGGTAACCCTTACGGGAGCCAGCCGCCGAAGGTGGGGCAAGTGATTGGGGTGAAGTCGTAACAAGGTAGCCGTACCGGAAGGTGCGGCTGGATCACCTCCTTTCTAAGGACGAAGAAAAGCGGAAGCGCCGTAATTTCGCCTAAAGGCAGCCCGCGTCCTGCGGGCAACGGCGAAATATCGCCATCCTGGCGATCTCGAAGCCAAATGTTCTTCACCCGCAGGGGTGCTTGCACCCCGAGGGGAAGGTTATTTGGCAGAAGAGAGCCAGGCGCTGGAGCTAGACATCAGTCGTTATTCAAAGCAAAACGCGCTTCTGTTTCGTTCAGTTTTGAAGGAATGAAAAGTTCCTTCAAAAGCGCCTGTGCCTGCGTCTGCTAGCAGGTTCAGGGAAGCAAGATTCCTCGGCACAAGACTGCAGAGAAGCAAATTCAAGAAGCAGTCTCGTTCCTTGAAAACTAGATAACCGATAAAGCAAAGGAAGAAGCCGAGAGCGCAATAGGTTAAGCTGGAAAGGGCGCACGGTGGATGCCTTGGCACTAGGAGCCGATGAAGGACGGGGCAAACGCCGAAACGCTTCGGGGAGCTGTAAGCAAGCGTTGATCCGGAGATGTCCGAATGGGGGAACCCACTGTCCGTAATGGGGCAGTATCCATGCCTGAATCCATAGGGCATGGAAGGCACACCCGGGGAACTGAAACATCTTAGTACCCGGAGGAGAAGAAAGCAACCGCGATTCCCTGAGTAGCGGCGAGCGAAACGGGAACAGCCCAAACCAAGAGGCATGTCCTCTTGGGGTTGTAGGACCGCTCACGATGGGAGTGAGAAAGGGACGGGGTAGACGAACCGGTCTGGAACGGCCGGCCAGAGAAGGTGAGAGCCCTGTAGTCGAAACTTCGTTCCCTCCCGAGCGGATCCTGAGTACGGCGGGACACGAGGAATCCCGTCGGAAGCAGGGAGGACCATCTCCCAAGGCTAAATACTCCCTAGTGACCGATAGTGCACCAGTACCGTGAGGGAAAGGTGAAAAGCACCCCGGGAGGGGAGTGAAAGAGAACCTGAAACCGTGTGCCTACAAGTAGTCAGAGCCCGTTGATGGGTGATGGCGTGCCTTTTGTAGAATGAACCGGCGAGTGACGATGGCGTGCGAGGTTAAGCCGAAGAGGCGGAGCCGCAGCGAAAGCGAGTCTGAACAGGGCGTGTGAGTACGTCGTCGTCGACCCGAAACCAGGTGATCTACCCATGTCCAGGGTGAAGGCCGGGTAACACCGGCTGGAGGCCCGAACCCACGCACGTTGAAAAGTGCGGGGATGAGGTGTGGGTAGGGGTGAAATGCCAATCGAACTTGGAGATAGCTGGTTCTCC
Above is a window of Geobacillus thermoleovorans DNA encoding:
- a CDS encoding ABC transporter ATP-binding protein; this translates as MNAIEVEHLRKEFKVHKSRSGLVGAFRDLWTRRYTLVRAVDDISFAVKQGEIVGYIGENGAGKSTTIKMLTGILTPTSGRIVVNGMNPHKEREKFVRTIGVVFGQRSQLWWDIAVQESFRLLKKVYRVSDEQYRRHMAEVIDMLEIGPLLDKPVRKLSLGQRMRCELAAALIHNPPLLFLDEPTIGLDVLVKLNIRQFLKQLNERYGTTILLTTHDMSDIEALCERVIMLDEGKIIYDGSLERLKERWGQGKRVAFTFAEAVTAAFLQQLTEGLDVVWKKGEQPNVWVSHVPSGGVPEVVSRVAARCALNDIHIHEVPTEEIIRNIYEEGAVHG
- a CDS encoding ABC transporter permease encodes the protein MGKYVEMVRIRFLMMLAYRTNYYTGILIYAINIAAYYFLWSAIYGGKSSMQGMSLGQMTTYVAISWLARAFYFNNLDREIAMEIRDGKVAVELIRPYSYLGMKAVQGLGEGLFRLFFLSLPGLFFVSLFLPLQFPGHAKTWLSFGLSLLFSFIIFSELNLLAGVVTFFTFRNEGLLRAKRFIIDLFSGLILPLSFYPDWAQRAMMYFPFQAISYIPSMIMTESFKGAAVRDGLLLQATWCIVLLFPIGWLWRAAKKRLVVQGG
- a CDS encoding ABC transporter permease — its product is MFYVSVFFQYMAQYMKTKLQYRADLFVEWLSDFMAQAVNLVFLLVVFGHTTLLHGWSRDEILFIYGFFLVPYAVFGAFFNLWDFNERYIVQGEMDRVLTRPLNSLFQIVLERMELESLLGAVPGLIIMLYAGSRLSLSFHWYDVFVFILFVIGGALIYAGIFISLATISFFADARTSIMPMMYNISSYGRYPIDIYHRVIRYILTWVLPFAFVGVYPAAYFLDKKEWYSYAFFTPVVGMVCFTVSVMLWNAGVRRYRGTGS
- the bluB gene encoding 5,6-dimethylbenzimidazole synthase translates to MNRLSKEEKMGVYKAIYNRRDIRTFLKNPIPTEKIKNILLAAHHAPSVGFMQPWNFILVTEDHIKKQLAEIVDKERRALAIHYEGTERELKFLELKIAGITEAPLTICVTCDPFRGGDHVLGRNSIPETDIMSVSCAIQNMWLAAYAEGLAMGWVSFYKKADVRRILQIPYHIDPVALISIGYTENYPERPILEMKNWETRKELQKLVFDNTWGKETDMLLNTDETNEVK
- a CDS encoding ISL3 family transposase; translation: MLSIPLGLPEFKVIKQELLSYGYAIHVEKTETQERCPHCGFATSSVHDRRTRKVRDLAIFHQPVYLFVKVKRYRCWNCSQVFSASLESIQPNQHYTNRFCEYLYELCEGSTIQEVSRKHRIPYTTLERIYYFIASKKAKERQTAIEASSQEEMVLSLDEIAVKKGHQYETVLMDAKAGSVMGMHADRQCDSALHLLSQNVLSKERVQTVILDMWEPYHKAVRALFPSASIVIDKYHVIQKVTQALDQARKEFPPLKKARYLLLKGCEKLRKDQRLRLDDILEEYPVLSIAYYLKELFRDFYRTDGYNEAKERLEEWIQLAKQSPFASFQEAANTLERWKEPILSYFLCPYTNARIEGTNHKIKNIKRRAYGYRNRERFRLRVFLECTGNTTGSQAA
- a CDS encoding potassium channel family protein gives rise to the protein MDYAFLGIVAAVLLGSITSLWTVRVQATHRMSLDSLWVLVQWYLTMLLGFAMIYMILQVNGHAVFTPSPNSASKDRLSLLEDSLYLSGMTLLSVGYGDVTPIGVGRWIAIAEALLGYIMPAVIVTRTVFDWDHR
- the bcp gene encoding thioredoxin-dependent thiol peroxidase encodes the protein MTIAIGQPAPDFTLPASNGKMVSLSDFRGRYVVLYFYPKDMTPGCTAEACDFRDRHAQFAELNAVILGVSTDSLKRHEAFIEKYELPFLLLSDEQHKVAELYGVWKKKKNFGKEYMGIERSTFIIAPDGTLAKEWRGVKVKGHVDEALAEVARLASSR
- the perR gene encoding peroxide-responsive transcriptional repressor PerR, which encodes MTVSDNEQLKEALDMLKKTGIRITPQRHAILEYLISSMSHPTADEIYKALEGKFPNMSVATVYNNLRVFKEIGLVKELTYGDSSSRFDFVTSNHYHVICEECGKIVDFHYPALDEVEQLAAHVTGFKVDHHRMEVYGVCPDCQKSGAPAHSH
- a CDS encoding YgzB family protein, with amino-acid sequence MSIKYSSKINKIRTFALSLIFIGVIVMYLGLFFRTSPVIMTLFMLFGMLFLVASGIVYFWIGTLSTRAVQVVCPSCGKVTKMLGRVDLCMFCREPLTLDRELEGKEFDEKYNKKRKS
- a CDS encoding nucleotidyltransferase-like protein; the protein is MKELLHPICHEWANRCNTHGILMIEKTACHAATTDTFDVVLLVIVDPQSEPMLLRQYSLNEKKAVLYAVSERQLNEWLVLGSHRKAVDWVFNGTVVFDRNGYVQQLRQRLEQFPPKERRLKMGLEFAKLIRHYTDGKALFAAKHWLDSYNHMVQALHHLARLTVIEHGLYPEVTVWNQVKRMDGRIYKLYEELVGSEEPLPKRLELLLLASEFLIHSYVESGSSHLCEALKEKNGAWSIEEMTGHPQFAPYSVDLVIMLEYLVERKVLTVVEMPTKGNTMLERYYTL